From the genome of Phoenix dactylifera cultivar Barhee BC4 chromosome 17, palm_55x_up_171113_PBpolish2nd_filt_p, whole genome shotgun sequence:
GATTAGAatgattggatttaatattttaGATTGGGTTTACTAAAGATCGAGCCTTATAGGACAATTAGATTAAGGTCAAATAAGTCATTTTTGATGATGGCTATGAACTTGTGGGCAAGCATACGTTATGGGGTCTTGACCCAAAATTAGTTTCGGCCATGCATGAAACAAGATTTTGTATATCATCATCCTTATCTCTCCCAACCCAAATCCGAATCAGAAACAACTCATTGCCATCCTAGGATATGGATTGGTCCAATAAAACATCCATCAAGTTTTACTTGGAGGTTGCTACAAACTATAAGAGGGGTTCAGGTTGCATCTTCCCATGAAAGAAAGTTTAATTCTTCTTCACAAGAATCTACCATTGGATCTACTTTAAGATCCTACAAGCAAATAGATGAAGAAATTCGACATGCTTTGAGAGCTGTGAGAGGCGCCATCCAACGTGTACAAGATCTAATCATTCTTTCTCGCGAAAGATGAGTGGTGTTAAATGCACCACGCCAGCCCACTGAGAACCAAAGAGCACGAGTATCCTAACTGCACGCATCCACATCTCTCTCTGGAATAATCTCTGGGATAGATTCCGCCTCATAAATATACATAACTCAGTACCTGCCATGTGGGTTAATTGCATGCATCCAAATTCTCCATTCACACCGTTTCGGTTTTTTTTTAGCCCATTTATTGCAGCCACACAAGTTGAAAATCCACATCAACCTTGTTCTCGAAAGCAAAAGGAAAACCACTCCAATCCTTCTCatgctctcttccttttttctaaAGAAGAGAAATATTCATTCATAAAACtaacaaaacaaataaatatctaaagctattgcaaaaaaaaaatttaatcaaatCGGCATTTCATTTTATAAAAATCTTAATATGAGTACAAACTGCCagatcaaataaaaataaacagtACAATGGATATGGGATACAAACTAAGTTTGTTCAAATGATTTCATCCAAATATCGGACAACATAAGAGACGATCCAGTCTGCTGCATTATTCGCCTTTCGTTACACATGATGCACTAAAGCTATTGCAAATCTCCCTTTACCAGTTGCTATTAACATTCCAACAAGCCAACACATACAGAAAATTCTTGACCTGCTCAACGTTCATGAATATATGCGCAAATGGTATTGCAAATTTGACTCAAGAATTTGACCCAAACTCAGTGAATCACCGTGATGTCACGGCGGCCACCGGCGTCGCCACCTTCGCCGGCTTCGAGCACAAGAAGAAGTTCCGAGATCCCAAGTTGATCAGCTTCTCCTCCGGATTCAAACCTATCAAAGCAATCCACAGCGCCAAAACTAATCAGAGCCTCACCATATACCACATATTTACCAATATAACCTTCCAAGAGCTTCTCCTCCTTTCCCATCCTCCAAAAGAGCTGGAGAGATGGAATAGAGAGAGGGGCATTTTCGGTAATCAAAGATAGCTAGGATTCCTTTTAATTCCGGCATATAAATTCCTATGCGGCCGTTGGGAAATTCGATTGCAATTGGGGGCATCTTCGGACACCAGAAAAATTCGAAGCTGTAGAGAAGAGAGACGAAGGCGATCGAAACCACCGagcgagagaaagagagaagagagtacGTACTCTCGAGGCTATACGGAGAGTAGTGGAGGTCGAAGATCTTGGGATCGGTGTGGGAGAGAAGCGGCCGGCGGCCCTCCTTGACGTACGCCTCCACCGACGCCCGGACCAGATCCGCCACCGTGTTCTCCGGCGGCATCACCACGTGCATCGGCCCTAGGCTCCGCTCGATCGTCACGTTCAGCAGCAGCTTCGTCAGCCGCGGCCCCGCGGCGCCGTTAATCTCCGGTCGCCGGGGGAGCTCCTGATGGCTCTGGTGCCGCTGgatcggggccgggaggtcggGCGCCGGGCCGTGGAACGAGTCGAGTCGCCGCCCGGCCGCGGGGTCCCGGGAGATCATGGCGGCGCCAGGATCGAGAAGAAtcagccgccgccgccaccgccgcggcgagagggaggagagggcgtCGGATCGAGGGCGGGGGTTAGGGTTGGGGTTGTCACGGGGAATCTAGTGCTAGGGTTTGGCATGGCTTGGGGAGGAGCAAGCGGCGGAGGGGCGCGGGGTTAAATGGATGGGGCGGGGAGTGCATGAGGGCGAAACAAATCCGTCCATCTCGAGGGTACGGGTTTTTCGAGGAAGTTTCGAGGAAATCGAATTCTATCGCAATAACCCTCCATTTCTTTGGAACTACGAAACTGCCGCTCCGGGATATTCTGATAGATGGCTTTTTCGATATTTTGATGACAGTTAGGggttttttttgttgatgcggTGTATAATTGCGTGGGGACGCAATGTCGACGGGTTAGTGAATCGACCGGCACCAGTTGCAGCCACTAACGAGACGGAGACATGCGATAATTGTCGTGACGTATTAAAAGGACCAAAACTTGAACCGGAGAATGAGACTGCTCTCTGAGTGTTATAATTGCATGGGAGCACATGTCGCCGGGTTAGTAAATCGACCCACTGACGAGATGGAGACATCCGTTAATTGTCGCGACGTATTGAAAGGACCAAAACGTGAACCGAAGAATGAGACCACACTCTGAAATTCTCCTCCCAAGTCCCAATTATATACTTTTTCTCAGACAGTGTAATCGTGACCGTAGGTTCAGTTTGAAACGATGGTGGCTGGTTGATGATTATTTGTTTATCTAGAAACCATTTTGTTGTATAAAATATAAACTAAAGAAAAACTACTAATAGGTGATCAGATTGTTGGGGCCATCATGGCATCGATGATCTAATAAAGACAAAGAAGGTACTTCATATTGCCTGATGATGGTTTAGGTGACTCGAATCTTGTCAGAGGGTATCAGATTGCgtcagagagagagacagagagctgACGGGAAAATTTTACTTTGCTGGTTTCTGTATATTTAGGGGAGCTGACGGGAAAACTTTGCTACTTTATCGGTCTCTGTATGTTTAGGATGTTTTAGATGTTCGGATGCAACGGAGCCGACTTAAATAGCTAAAGATTTAAGCTCAATTTGTTTCAAAATATTTAAGTTCGAAGCTCGATACaatcttaatattttaaaatattaagtgGGCTCAATTCGGTTAAAAAAGAAGTAGC
Proteins encoded in this window:
- the LOC103708240 gene encoding uncharacterized protein At4g22758-like, which produces MISRDPAAGRRLDSFHGPAPDLPAPIQRHQSHQELPRRPEINGAAGPRLTKLLLNVTIERSLGPMHVVMPPENTVADLVRASVEAYVKEGRRPLLSHTDPKIFDLHYSPYSLESLNPEEKLINLGSRNFFLCSKPAKVATPVAAVTSR